Proteins from one Pongo abelii isolate AG06213 chromosome 7, NHGRI_mPonAbe1-v2.0_pri, whole genome shotgun sequence genomic window:
- the RPS20 gene encoding small ribosomal subunit protein uS10, with protein sequence MAFKDTGKTPVEPEVAIHRIRITLTSRNVKSLEKVCADLIRGAKEKNLKVKGPVRMPTKTLRITTRKTPCGEGSKTWDRFQMRIHKRLIDLHSPSEIVKQITSISIEPGVEVEVTIADA encoded by the exons ATG GCTTTTAAAGATACCGGAAAAACACCCGTGGAGCCGGAAGTGGCAATTCACCGAATTCGAATCACCCTAACAAGCCGCAACGTAAAATCCTTGGAAAAGG tgtGTGCTGACTTGATCAGAGGCGCAAAAGAAAAGAATCTCAAAGTGAAAGGACCAGTTCGAATGCCGACCAAG ACTTTGAGAATCACTACAAGAAAAACTCCTTGTGGTGAAGGTTCTAAGACGTGGGATCGTTTCCAGATGAGAATTCACAAGCGACTCATTGACTTGCACAGTCCTTCTGAGATTGTTAAGCAGATTACTTCCATCAGTATTGAGCCAGGAGTTGAGGTGGAAGTCACCATTGCAGATGCTTAA